Within Brevinematia bacterium, the genomic segment ATAGCTTTGTTTCAAAGAAAAGTAAGAGTGTTGATTCATCTGGAATAAGGAAGGTTTTTGATTTAGCGCAGAAGATAGAAAATCCAATAAATTTGAGTATAGGACAACCTGATTTTGATGTTCCGGAGGAGATAAAGAGAGAAGCGATAAGAGCGATAGAAAAAGGTTTTAATAAGTATACTGTAACCCAAGGGATTGAGCCACTGAGAGAGAAGCTTTCTGACTTTATTAATGCTAAGAAGGGGACAAATTATTCAAAGGATGATGGATTTATAACTTCGGGTGTTTCTGGAGCTCTTACACTGCTGTTTATGGCTCTTTTGGATCAAGGAGATGAGGTTATAATATTTGATCCATATTTCGTTATGTATAAACACTTAGTGAATTTATTTGGTGGTAGGGCTGTAATTGTTGATACTTACCCTGACTTTAAGATAGCGAACAGAAGGAAAGAGATAGAAAACAAAATTACGGATAGAACTAAAGCGATTGTAATAAATTCTCCGTCCAATCCTACGGGTAAGGTGATGTCTAGGGATGACATATACACGGTATATGAGATTGCAAAGTCTTCTAACCTTCTTGTGGTGTCTGATGAGATATATGATGAATTTGTTTATGATGGGGAATTTTTCTCAATTGCCAGCATATACCCGGAGGGAACTGTATTGTTAGGAGGATTTTCTAAAACTTACGCTATGACAGGTTGGAGAGTAGGGTTTGCTTTTGGACCGTCACCTATAATAAGAGAGATGATAAAACTTCAGCAATATACTTTCGTTTGTGCACCTTCGTTTGCCCAATACGCCTCAATCAAGGCTCTGGACTACGATATGTCGGAGTATATCAGGAGATACAAGGTTAAGAGAGATATGGTTTACGAAGGGTTGAAAGAGAATTTTGATATAGTTAAGCCTGAAGGAGCTTTTTATGCTTTTCCTTCGCCGAAGGAGTTGACGATTTCCGTTGAGGAATTTGTTAATGAATGTATAAAGGAAGGTGTCTTGATCATTCCTGGAAATGTTTTTTCTGAGAGGAGTACTCACTTTAGACTTTCTTTTGCAGCAAGTGATGAAACTATCAGGAAAGGCATTGAAAGAATAAATGAAGTGTATAAGAAGTTTTCAAAATGAAATGTTATGTTTGTTCCTCACCAACCAAGAGAGTGAGAAATTCTTTGCATAAGTGCTTTTCCTGTGGAACTATACAGAGAGAGGACCCTATTGGGTATTATAATGTTGTGAAAACTCAATACCGTGGGGACTACTTTGGAACTAGGTATTCTAAAAGATACGGCATAAGCTTGGATGATGATTTTGAAAACCTTAAGAAGGTTTCAGAAAGGAGGATGGATACTATTGAAAATTTGTATCTAAGGTTGGGTGAGTGCAACAGATGTGTTGCCGAAGTGTGCAATGCTTGTTATGTCAGGAACTTTGTTTTCTCTCTTAGGAATAGATC encodes:
- a CDS encoding pyridoxal phosphate-dependent aminotransferase, translated to MRTLDDVYSFVSKKSKSVDSSGIRKVFDLAQKIENPINLSIGQPDFDVPEEIKREAIRAIEKGFNKYTVTQGIEPLREKLSDFINAKKGTNYSKDDGFITSGVSGALTLLFMALLDQGDEVIIFDPYFVMYKHLVNLFGGRAVIVDTYPDFKIANRRKEIENKITDRTKAIVINSPSNPTGKVMSRDDIYTVYEIAKSSNLLVVSDEIYDEFVYDGEFFSIASIYPEGTVLLGGFSKTYAMTGWRVGFAFGPSPIIREMIKLQQYTFVCAPSFAQYASIKALDYDMSEYIRRYKVKRDMVYEGLKENFDIVKPEGAFYAFPSPKELTISVEEFVNECIKEGVLIIPGNVFSERSTHFRLSFAASDETIRKGIERINEVYKKFSK